A single genomic interval of Chrysemys picta bellii isolate R12L10 chromosome 8, ASM1138683v2, whole genome shotgun sequence harbors:
- the DNAI4 gene encoding dynein axonemal intermediate chain 4 isoform X5: protein MSSSTQAGKGKRHSVVVSLTSKLELNMKRTSISGTSSQRRMSYVSGFNPNRVGSLSRRSILMASDGKTMDKGSLIGSRHTIQVFDEQGKDVTPRPLYHPEPSASLHRQSKILSTQDFSGATGSDFLSSLSMHQTSGVNASLVGPFSRTYGSSSISKSSSTTESMADEIVEPGSRRDTAISLSDVQVRRDEIKEQLTKEDIDKRVDIYLTETETIWLLDMPTVMMSVESEDAEKVQERNKDYIELCKNRVGNDRFVERMMQTLNGAPKNKEVQCEKILMEDKGIMATSWDLYDSFNALETTLTSSITERSSRPTSVSSSKSNVTKDRERTMSTTSTDRESITSSSIIDLESVILARIHEEEEDHSEAILKSEKFQQDLFFMERVLMENVFQPKLAAYRQLPVLIEPVLTSDAGKEEGETEEAEEEEEEGGEEEEEEEEQKETVVSSSILLDLSEAPEEILPPSLERLWSYTCEWTNGHNVSSMAWNKLNPDLLAVGYGQFGFQEQKKGLACCWSLKNPMWPERIYQCDHGVTALDFSLANPNLLAVGMYSGTVAIYNVQTHNTTALLDSSESFDKHIGPVWQLKWIEQDRGTTGDDKGEILISISADGRITKWLIRKGLGCTDLMKLKRTASERKKLTGEKEKKSEALISRQAPGMCFDFHPRNTNIYLAGTEEGHIHKCSCSYNEQFLETYRAHKGPVYKLAWNPVSADIFLSCSADWSIILWHQDSQ from the exons ATGTCCTCCTCCACCCAGGCCGGCAAGGGCAAGAGGCATAGCGTCGTGGTCAGCTT GACATCAAAGCTGGAATTAAATATGAAGAGGACATCTATTTCAGGAACTAGCAGCCAAAGACGAATGAGCTATGTTAGTGGTTTCAACCCAAACAGAGTTGGATCATTGAGTCGAAGAAGCATACTGATGGCTTCTGATGGCAAAACCATGGATAAGGGGTCTCTCATAGGGAGTAGGCATACCATTCAG GTATTTGATGAGCAAGGGAAGGATGTAACACCTCGGCCACTCTATCATCCAGAACCAAGTGCTTCGCTACACAGACAAAGCAAAATCTTATCAACGCAGGATTTCTCTGGGGCCACTGGATCTGATTTTCTGTCTTCCTTATCCATGCATCAGACATCTGGAGTTAATGCTAGTTTAGTAGGTCCATTCTCAAG GACATATGGAAGTAGCAGTATTTCTAAATCATCATCTACAACTGAGTCTATGGCAGATGAAATAGTAGAGCCTGGTTCTAGACGAGACACAGCTATTAGCTTATCTG ATGTACAAGTGAGGCGAGATGAGATAAAAGAACAACTGACAAAAGAAGACATTGATAAGAGAGTGGATATTTACCTCACGGAGACAGAAACTATCTGGCTATTGGACATGCCAACTGTCATGATGTCTGTAGAATCTGAAGATGCTGAAAAAGTGCA GGAACGGAACAAGGATTATATTGAGCTTTGTAAAAATAGAGTTGGTAATGATCGCTTTGTGGAAAGGATGATGCAAACGCTTAATGGAGCACCAAAGAATAAAGAAGTGCAATGTGAGAAAATCCTCATGGAGGATAAAG GGATAATGGCCACTTCTTGGGACTTGTATGATTCCTTTAATGCCTTGGAAACAACACTTACATCTTCAATAACGGAAAGAAGTAGCAGACCAACAAGTGTGAGTAGCAGTAAATCTAATGTGACCAAAGACCGTGAACGAACCATGTCTACGACTTCTACAGATAGAG AGAGCATAACCTCAAGTTCTATAATCGATTTGGAAAGTGTTATTCTTGCCAGAATCCACGAAGAAGAGGAAGACCATTCTGAAGCGATATTAAAATCAGAAAAATTTCAGCAGGATTTATTTTTTATGGAAAGGGTTCTAATGGAGAATGTTTTTCAGCCCAAACTTGCAGCTTATCGGCAACTTCCTGTTCTTATAG AACCAGTTCTTACATCTGATGCTGGCAAAGAGGAAGGAGAAACAGAAgaagcagaagaggaggaggaggaagggggtgaggaagaggaagaggaggaagagcaaAAGGAGACAGTAGTTAGTTCATCAATTTTGTTAGATCTAAGTGAAGCACCAGAAGAAATCTTACCGCCCAGTCTGGAACGACTGTGGTCTTATACATGTGAATGGACTAATGGCCACAATGTGAGCAGCATGGCTTGGAACAAGTTAAACCCA GATCTTTTGGCTGTTGGTTATGGGCAGTTTGGTTTTCAAGAACAGAAGAAAGGCTTGGCTTGCTGCTGGTCACTCAAGAACCCTATG TGGCCAGAGCGTATTTATCAATGTGATCATGGTGTTACTGCACTGGATTTCTCTCTGGCAAACCCAAACCTTTTAGCAGTTGGAATGTACAGTGGCACAGTAGCCATCTATAATGTACAGACCCATAATACCACCGCACTTTTGGACAGCAG TGAATCTTTTGATAAGCATATAGGCCCTGTATGGCAGCTGAAGTGGATCGAACAGGACAGAGGCACAACGGGAGATGACAAAGGAGAGATATTAATCTCTATCTCAGCAGATGGCAGAATAACCAAGTGGCTTATACGCAAAGGACTAGGCTGCACTG ATCTGATGAAACTGAAGCGAACCGCAAGTGAAAGGAAAAAACTAACtggtgaaaaagaaaagaaaagtgaagCTCTGATATCTCGACAGGCACCTGGAATGTGCTTTGACTTTCATCCAAGG AATACTAATATATACCTGGCTGGGACAGAAGAAGGGCATATTCACAAATGTTCTTGTTCATATAATGAGCAGTTCCTAGAGACCTACCGAGCACATAag GGTCCTGTGTACAAGCTAGCATGGAATCCAGTCAGTGCTGACATCTTTTTAAGCTGCTCTGCGGACTGGAGTATTATTTTGTGGCACCAAGATTCA CAGTGA